Within Cyprinus carpio isolate SPL01 chromosome A11, ASM1834038v1, whole genome shotgun sequence, the genomic segment TGTGGTTTTTCACCAGCCTGGACGTTCGCCGAGATCCCGAGAGCTTTGGTCATGTCCTCCAGAGATATGTTGTCTGCAGGCGATTTCTGGACAAAATGCAGCAGAACCTTTTCTCCACCTGAACAGGGTGACACATTATTTGTATTGGGATTTTAGggttttgttttcatgacaattaagcaaattttccctttaattttcattattgtaagatagaaaatatcattaaatagtGAAGTATTTAAACATCATGGCACACCTGTTTAAACAGGAATTTATTTTTAGCAGatttaaattagaaaaacttAATTGTGTCCAGACATAGATATTCTCATTACTctgttacagtaatgagaatttaatGATAATCATCAAGAAATTAATGAGAATtgcaaacaaacccaaaaaacatCCGGTTGCATTCAAGTGATAAGAACATGTttaattttcttgaaaataatgtcacaatgcacaaAAAGTTAATGATCCTAAAATAGGCTTTATTATCTTTGTCCAAAACATGATTTCCTTGTTAAAAACACGACTTAAGAAGTGAAACTCTTTGCTGAAGTACTCGTTGTACTGCTAAATTAGTACTCTTGAATTAATACTTCACCcaaacatttactgaaaatgtactcaccctcagtttgttccttcatctgaacacatttggagaaatgtaacattacatcacctgcttaccagtggatcctctgcagtgaatgggtgccgtcagaatgagagtccaaacagctgataaaaacatcacaataatccacaccactacaatccatcagttaacatctggtgaagccaaaagctgtgtgtttgtaagaaacaaatccatcattaaggtgttttaactttttaaaccattgcttctggccaaaatatgagtctataatccataattaccCTTCCTCCCGTGAAAAAGTTCATgacctgttgttctctcacatcacaatctactgaaatactttttttttataactgttttcgcttgtaaaatgatgcttaatgatggatttgtttattacaaatgcGCAGATGGATtgtagtggtgtggattattgtgatgtttttatcagctgtttggactctcattctgacggcacccattcactagaGGATCcactagtgagcaagtgatgtacagtaatgctaaatttatccaaatctgttctgatgaagaaacaacctcATCAAtttcttggatggtctgaggatgagtaaatttttactttttctataAGCCACACATACTGTTTTCACTAAGACACTGAAACAGAAACCCATCAAAACTTGATGCATTGAGGCATTATTCTGAAATGTTAATCTCTGCTACAGGGAGATTTCTTCATATTATTTCTCATTGCTGAGCATAGAGCAGATTTGAACGCTCTAGATTTTATATTTGTGAGGTCATGGTGCCCTCTAGTGACAATAATTCAGTCTGCTTGGATGACAAGGTTCAGttcacagagaaaataaaagacaatCATTATAATAACATATCTATCTAACAACAAGACCGAACACATACATTTCATTGAGTGTGTctgcagaaaaatgaaaatgcatgaaaatatgaCAGAAACATTGTAGTTTCACCTTTTGCGACGATGAGCATGCCTCCACTCTGCAGAAGATCTCCGCTAAAGTTCCCTTGAATTCCTTCTGCGCTTGCTTCAAGAAAGGGTGTAAGAAATAAGGATCAATAGATTTTAAGATGCTTTAAAATTGCATGTCCATCTTGaaataagataatatttaatGCCTCAAATAAGGCCATTATTAAAAACTGTTCACAAACAAGACATCTGATTAAAGTAATTTAATCGTTAAGTATCACTACACTGaattataatttacaataaaacgtTTTTTATTCATGGCAAGGAGTTATAAATACCTTTGAGGCGATTTCTCGTACTTTCTTCCCCATAGCAGCTGGAATCACATTCACGGCATTGTACCTAAGGTTGGAAACCAGAaagatttttgtacattttgacatGCGTCACACGTCACGGTCCATCATACACATTcgaaaaatattcataaaaacatacattacaaGTTTCCTCATACCTTTTAAAGCCTAGATCTTTGTAACACTGTTTTTTCTCATCAATGTAGATCTCTGAAACAAAGAAAGTTAAAAATTCACAGGTTCAGGGAGATGGTAATGACAACTTTTATCAGTGACAAACCCAAGGTAAACACAGGCACGGTAACCATAGTAACAGgtcgtaaaattacagtaaaaaaacaggAATTCAATCACCAATAAACCCACACAATGTGCTTAACCTGAGGTTATCACTTATTTCAGAAGAATGCAAAGCATTGTATTTTCTAATCTGGTATCTCCTGCTTTGGAGATGCATTAACAAAACCTGACTTTAGCAAGATTCGAAAAGTTAATCATCATTTGCTTCAACAGAAGCAAGAAAGCATTTAGAAAATTCTTGCAAGCTGAAATATTTCAcctacatttcataatattatgccatttatttacaggtttaaatatttatatctttttgttttcaaaaaaagaaaaagaaaaatttatatatatatttatatatttttaaacaattaaatgttgtgtattttcatactttcctTTTATTGACAggtttaaatgattatatatttgaaaaaaaaaaactaaaagaaaagtttttagagtttcattttattttcaagtttaaatgtttatatatattaaaactgtttttaaaaacatatataaaaataaatgtgtattttcatagtttacttttattcagaggtttaaatgtttctatcttttaaaaaatatatttaaaaaaaatctaaaaggaaaaaaaaaatctacacattTCCAAAGTTTGGCTCCTATACTAAAAACAgtggatttttagaaatatttatgcATCTCTTCTGGTTCCAAAAGTAATCGAATCCATTTTAAAGGGTTAGATGAACTAGAATGTTCACTATAGTCTATTGTCACTATATCCtatatttcagaaacattatttcaaaactaAGAAATTAGgaacaatactaaaatataaactaaGCTATGTGACAAATCCTCACCGCCCTTGAAGAATCCCCCATCCATGAACTCCTTCACTCCTGTCTCCTCAGGTCCGATGCCGATCAGAGCGACACCGTTTGCTTTCAGGTCCTTCTCCAGTTTACTGACCTCCGCTGACATCCACCGACACACCTGACAACCAAACCTCCGCAAGAAGAAGAGAACAACCGTCTGCTCCTGCCACAGAGAACCAATCTCCACCATCTAAGAAACAAGACATGAGACAAACAGAGCTAATGTCGACAAGATATTTTCAAAGTGAATGGGCTTTCATgcttctttcattatttacagcTCATGGATGAAAATTtacttacttcatttaaaaggTCATTTAGAGGTAATTTATAACtcattttctaattattttaaaactgttattaCATAATTGGTAGTCTCATAATTAAGAGactacatatttttcatttacatatgtAACACAAAGAAAACGAAGTTGttattctggaaaaaaataataataattatgcccATGGACATTATTTGTTCATGGTTATATGATTTTACCTTATGTGAAATATAccttccaaaaaaataaaataacaacaacaacaataataataataatgataatattaataatattatatatatatatatatataaaatcaaatattactTAGAATGCAAatctatgtttaatattattacatttcaatatatttcattttaatttaataatattaaatgtttagtattttacaattgctatatatatatatatatatatatatatagcaattgtAAAATACTAAACTTTTGTTACCTTATGTGAAATATAccttccaaaaaaataaaataacaacaacaacaacaacaataataataataatattaataatatatatatatatatatataatctatataatatatatatataaaatcaaattttactTAGAATGCAAATCTATGTTTAATATTATGGCAtttcaatatatttcattttaatgtagtaatattaaatgtttagcattttacaatttatatatatatcaattgtAAAATACTGAACATTTAATGAGATattagggagagagagagatattaaatgtttgatattttacaattgatatatatatatatatatatatatatatatatatatatatatatatatatatatatatatatatataatcaattgtaaaatattattattaaattaaaattaaatatattgaaatgtaataatattaaacatagatTTACCTTCTaagtaatatttatgtttttttttaatgacactaCAGTACAGGTACCTAAAAATACACCCAATTATAACAAGAAACCCACTACTGCTTAGGTTTGAAGTGTTGTTTACATTATAAAGACTTGTAATGTGTTTTCATTGCATCTGACACCTGCAAGCTTCGAAAGAGTTCACACTCACACCTGGAGTGTCAATGTGTTTATATCACATCCAGACTGAGAGCACACTGATCCCGAGGGTCTTCACTTCACAAacatcaattacattttaacaggtGCAGTGTGAGAAGAGCTCACGCAGTCAAGAGAATTAAAAACAGCATTACTTTTGTTTACAAAGACAAGTGAAACATCAGAACAGGAAGCGTTCTCCTTTTCATGAAAATACCTTACAATAGTAATTTAAACGACTAGATGAATTGGTAATATGTCTTATTTTCAAGAACAAggtttattttgtactatttaaGTTTAGGAATTGATTGATTCATTGACAGTTTGTATATAAACATGTCACTGCACTCGCCGCGTACTTAGAAACATTTCTTGTAAATGATCATTACCTCTCCAGACGTGGTGCTTTTCACTTGGTTGGCTCCTAGGCTGGTCAGATTCACGGATGACATTTTCTTAGAGTTTATTCTTTGCCTTTAGGTGTGAAATTCGTCCTTGTTTCCTTCAGCGGTCTTTACACTTTACACAAGAACACAAACACGCCGCTGTTATATACACACGCCCACTTGTGTAAGACATGACGTGAGCGACACACGTATCGACCAATCACAGCGTGAGGAATTCAAACCATGCGCTTGAGGGGCGGGGCATATTACATAAATATGACAATGGCAAATCTGTGTCATTATTTATGCAACAGTACATCTTATCTTAAAGCCCCGATTTTATTTCCCCCGTGCAaactcaatattaaatattaattatgtgaattacatattttttttgagCCCAAGATTAGGTTTAACATATAAGATAATTCTAGGGTGTGGTTTATCTGTACTGTACATCAAAGGTCAGTaatttcagtctgtctgtctaccaTTTGAACGTTGTAATGATTTACATTCAATAATCAATACAGACCacgaggagaaagagagaggaaaaaaaggtgttttactCAAACAGTGTGTACAGTAAATCATTGACTTCAGAAAGGTGTTGGTCTGCCAGTGCTTTCCACATAAAATAAAGGTGATTAAAAtgtgactaaaaataaaataactattatcaCAAAATTAGGCACTTTACCTAACCAagagatgttttgtttgtttgtttgtttgagtaagAAAAGCAAAGTATCCAATcagcttacaaaaaaaaacaaaaacaacaagagataaataaaaataaatccagtaatgtaaaatatgaagagtttaattacttatttattaattgcGAAAATAGTATGCACCtttcaacacatacacacatgtatataatattttgtatttttaatttaaacatcaaCAATATCAATGAATGGAATATCACATGCTACATCTCTCTGGCAAAAGTCTCtccaaagttatgaacaaacgttcttccagtaacgtTAATAGAACGTTCACTCAACGTTACCTATTCAAATATTCaaacgttttcataacttaatgggaacgcTAGCAAAACGTTTTAGAACATACACTCTACAAATGCTGGggtgtttcaacccaactttggaaATATGAACTAATCTATAAcagctgggttagtccatatttgacccgaagttgaaacaacccagcattttttatagtgtatttttgTTATCCGGgtaaaaagaaagtgaaagtgaagcgacatacagccaagtatggtgacccatactcagaattcgtgttttgcatttaaccaatccaaagtgcacacacacagcagtgaacacacacacacacacacacacacacacacacacacacacacacacacacacacacacacacacacacacacacacacacacacaccgtgaacacacacccggagcagtgggcagccatttatgctgcgacgcccggagagcagttggagttcggcacctcagttgtggtattgccggcctgagactcgaacccacaaccttagggttaggagtcaaactctctgggccacgacttccccagttaCTATTGTAAAGTCGTGTCTTAATTACTATGACAAgagtgaaaattataaataattaattcaggATGACATCTTGAAGGTCCACAGGGCTTTTTAAGTGTTTGGAGTCAGTTTCCAGCTGATGCTGATGCTGCAGATTGGCGCGGGGTGGGGTGGGGGCGCGGGG encodes:
- the prxl2b gene encoding prostamide/prostaglandin F synthase gives rise to the protein MSSVNLTSLGANQVKSTTSGEMVEIGSLWQEQTVVLFFLRRFGCQVCRWMSAEVSKLEKDLKANGVALIGIGPEETGVKEFMDGGFFKGEIYIDEKKQCYKDLGFKRYNAVNVIPAAMGKKVREIASKASAEGIQGNFSGDLLQSGGMLIVAKGGEKVLLHFVQKSPADNISLEDMTKALGISANVQAGEKPQCNEDVCTR